A region of the Drosophila subpulchrella strain 33 F10 #4 breed RU33 chromosome 3L, RU_Dsub_v1.1 Primary Assembly, whole genome shotgun sequence genome:
GGAGGTTATCCGGACAAGTGGCCCACCCTGGTGGTACGTTACGGTCAGAGGCAGATGCTGCAGTACCAGGGCGCGTGGAGCTTCGAGGAACTCGCTCGGTTCATGAATCATCTGCTTCAGCCACTGGACCGGGCACACAGCAGTCAGGAACTGGCCGCCATTCGAAAGCATTCTGATGCAGTTGTTCTTGGCCTCTTGGACTCGCCGGATGACCGGGCCTACAAAATGTACCTGGGCGCCGGGCTGCGCTGGCTGGAACTGGACCCCGAGAGGAATATCCGCTTTACGGTCAACTTTGGCAGCAGCGCCAAGAAGATGCTCAAGTCTCCGGGGGCCAAGCTGCCCCAGTTTGTGGTCATCGACAGCCGGAATGGAGTGCATACGTTTAATAGCACTTCCGTGGACTGGAAGGCAATGGACATTCTGCGCTGGGTACGGAACACACTTAAAAACACATCGCTGTTCTCCAATGGCTATGGTACTCCCATGACCATCGCCATGAAGGCGCGTCATGTTCCCGTGCTGGCCATGGGTGTTCGAATGAATCAGTACCACCATGCGAGTGTCATGGGCGAGGAGATGGCCAGCGCTCAAAAAAAGCAGTCTGAGGGTTGCGAAGATTACTGGAACACAGTGAGGGAACAGCCTGAGGAGTCCTTCTCCCATTTGCTAGTTCCCAAGGAGCTATTTCGGGAATCTGTTCAACCTCACACCTGCTATCCCGCTTGGAAAATAAACAGAGTCACGCTAAAGAACTACTATCGCATCAACAGGTACCTTGACCACTTATGGAGACAGTACTCGCACCAGAATGACCGAAGGAAGCGAAAGGTACCCCACTTGTTGAGGCTGCACTCTAGAAATCTTTGCTTGGCTCACTCGCAGCATGGAACGCCGGCCATGAAGATCGGCATTGCAAAAATGGTAACTAAATACGGTCAGCTCATTTGGCAGCACTCGGCAGAGAACGCCGCTCACAATCGATCGCTGGGCGTAGTGATCTTCGATTCTGTGAAGTACAGAGACTATTTACATCAGCTTGGCATTCAGCAACATCATCAACAGGTCCAAGTTTTCATCTTGGATGCGGCTGAGGAGTCCTTGTATGTGATGCCACAACAAAATACCTTCTCGTATGTGGCACTTAAAGATTTTATACGGAGATTTTACGCCAGAACTTTGCCAAGGATTCACAAGAATGCGCCTGCGACTAGAGATTCTGCGTTCAGCAGGCAATACAACAGGCAAATGCTGCTTCAGGCGCTACTGCGACAGAATGCCACCAATGTGGTATTTATGCATCGTCCGGACTGCGCTTTATCAGGTGTCTTGTCGCAGGCGTTCCTGCAGGTTTCGGCGCTACTAAGCAGCTCCGAGGTGCACTTTGTGCGCTTCGACAGCCAAGCGAATGATCTGCCCTGGGAACTGGCCATGCCGATCTCCCCCTCACTGGTGGTCTTTCCCCGGGCAAAGCCCACCGAATCCATGGTGTTTCCCACCGATGTGCGGATCGATGTCCAAAGCGTCTTTGCGTTTGTCATAGCCCAACTGGAGCCGGAGCAGCAGGTGCGTTCGGTCCTGACCAGCTGCAGGCGGCGAATGCGAAATGTCAGGAGCTGCCTCGACTTTGCCCGCAACCTGGTACTCCAGCATGTCAGCCAATACCTCAAGTTTTGGGAGATCTATGAGCGGGAACGGGACGTCATCCTGTCCCATCTGAAGGAATTCAACGACCTGCACATGTCCATCGAAAGCAGCATTCGATTATAGCGAAATGCCTCCGAACTAAATCCTTAGTTAATACTTACCGTTGATAATTCCAGGGTAAGCAGATGCCTACCCGCTATCCTGTAGCACGTAAGTCAAGTTGTCTCTTCATAAGGTATTTAACACTCATATTTGTATCAAATAGGAAATAAACAAGAGGTATAGCTGTCGATTCAATGTCTTTATTTAATATTCGTGAAATTAATCCAATGAACAAAACAATAACGGGAAAAATATGgcaattcaaataaaattcgaTTCGAATTTTTGCTTCATCAACTGAGACGATCTTTGTTATTAGCAAgttgtttatttattcaacATCGAAGACGCCAAGCAAACAATTAGTTCACGATGCCCTTGAGCATGAGGGCATTTTGCATATATAAGCTTTTTTTCTTATCTGTAAATGTAACGAATTTACTGAGGAGTGGAGTTtgggaaaaaaatgaaattcatTCTGTGCAAAGAAAGTCCACAACTCTAATTAATAAGGAAAAGTTGTGCCAAGTGCATATAGCTGGCATTTACTTGAGCAAATCGAAGTTTTTGGAGCAAGTTCTCCGAGTATAGAAGACACTTCCTGATTTCTCCCTGGTTCATACGTTTGAATACATTGTGATCCTTGTCCAAAAAGAATTCCAGCCGTCCAGCTCGCAGATGATCCACCAAATGGCTCCACATCTCCACCAAAAGATTGCCAAGGTCCTTTTCCCAGTCAACCGTTTCGATTCGATGGAGCAAGACTGTTTTCAACATGTAGCTAGACAAGTGAGGCAACTGCCTAGCGTGGGCGTCACGTAATCCCTTCATCAGTCGTAGAACGTTCTTCAAATTTTTCGAATCCTTCATCATTTCCCGCTCCCAGTGAGGAGCACATACCATGAATGTGGTTTTCGATTTACCCTTCCTCTTTTGCGGAATTGCGAACCAAGGCCAATTTTTGCGAACCTCAGCAGAAACCGGGGGAACAGCAAGCGGCCACTGCCTTCCAGTAAATTCGATTGCCGGCACCAAATCAAACGATATCGAGCGACTTCCACTAGTGGCTACGATGGTGTGGGCACAACCATATCCTTCAAGTGTATAGCTTAATTTGTAGACCCGTCCACCCGTAGTCGAAAGTGTCTGCTTTGACTGAAACACCTTATGAAATGCAATGCGCAGCCAATCTTGAAGGTTAACTCGATTGACCCGTTGGGGCTGCGTTACCACAGTACCCGCCTCCAGGTAGATAAACCCACTGTCGAGTGGTATCGGCGTAATGGACAACGGAAATTCGAGTTTCATGTGCATGTCAAATTCATCGGGAACATTTAGCTTGACGCGATCCAAGTAGCTtcctaaaataaaatatattagtaAGCATTGTATAACGTTGGCGTATCACCTCTCCCTAAATACTTTATGACTTCCTGAACTTAGTTTAAAGATAACACAGTATATAGTAAAACTTGATTTCATACAATTCTGTCAccataaaatacatttttctaCAACTTAAACAGAAAGTTGAATTTTTCcaggaaaaaatatttttttataatgttGCTCTTAATAATGTTTCTCCCGAGATAGCTTAGCAAAAGAAACATTTATAAACTAAgttatagaaaaaatatttgttctctAATTCTTTGTAACTGGAAATTGTTGCACTTTAACTGTAAATTATTAACTTACCGCCCAGACTAAGACCGTCGAAAACGTCGGCAAATGTATCATCCACCCGTTTTAGTTCGTCAATCACATAGTTTTGGATTTCCTCAGCGTCTTTTGTATATTCGGCGCGCTGTTTATCAGGAATTAACAATTTCTCCAAAATCGCTTGCATATGCGTAGCGAAACTCATTTTGACGCGATCGGTAAAATATAACTGAGTGGGAGAAGAATCTGGAAGCAAATGCTGAGGCTCTTTCTGGGGATCCCCTTTTTATGTGCCGCCTACGGTCGTTTGGCATCACTGGTTCTTTTTTATCAAATGTGGTGAAAACGGTTGTACACCACACCCCCGCGATTGCCAACACTGTTTTAGAGATGCTCCAAAGCCACCAGAAATGTCCGAAAAAGTAAACCTCGTAGATCAGAGCACCTACATCAACCTGAAAGAGCGAGACAAGGACGAGGACAAGGATGCGGCGACCAAGATCACACTGCGCAGCTCCAAGTTCAAGAACAAACACAGGAAGCCGGAGCAGCAGGCCTCGCTTCTGGACTTTGTAGTAAAGCCGCGACCCAAGACCCAAAGGCAAATCAAGGCTAGGAAACTTCAGAGGCCCCATTTACCTATAATAAACAGTACTTATATAGTAGGCAAACCCAAGGGGAAAACCCGAATTGATCCCAAAAAGAAGATCACCAAGTTAAAAAGATCCGTACGAAGTTATCGCACCTTGAAGAAGGCGGAACGGGACGTTGCGCAGCGAGAGCCCGAGGAAGAGATCCAACCGGAAGCCATTCCGGTGGAGCAACAAGTCCTGGAGCTATACCTCGTTGAAATTCCCACACCCAAAGTCAGTCCACAAGGAGAGGAGATACATTCCATACATTCCCGGCGTTTCAGAAGGTATGCTGCCCCTACTTACACTGCTTGTGAAAGATAAACATATAGTTTACATTCCTCCGCAGCTATTGTGACAACTGCACCCGCCCTCGGCTCAAAGAGTTGACCCTAAAGTTGCTCAAGGATCTGGACCGCTTCCAGAAACGCGCCTTTGCCAAGAACGAAATAAAGGCTCGGGCACATCCCCGCCTGGTTTTGGGCTTTCGAGAGGCTCTGGCCAGACTGAGGATCAACAAGGTGAAACTGCTGATCCTGGCCACCGATTGTGAGATCTGCCCGGGTGAAAGTGAGTAGACCAGTCGCTTGGAAAGCAACTGATAACAATATTCCCTTTAACAGGTGGTCTGGATGAGACGATAGAGGGTCTTAAACTCCAGTGTCAGCAAGGAAAAGTTTCCTACTGCTTTCCTATGGTTAGAAGAGAGCTTTCCCATGCCCTCCAAAAGCGGGCACAGATCTCCTGCGTGGCCATCTTGGACTTTGATGGAGCTAATGCCACATTCGCTGATCTTCTCATCGAGTTGGAGGACGCTCGTGCCGAGTACAAACGCAGGACTGCTTTGTGAGAGTTTATTGAGTGCCAAAGACAGAAATAAATGTGCCGAGAGGTGCACCAAACATTGAATAAAAAACATCCGAGTAACCCAGAGCCTTAGCCCGTCGGAGTCAGCATGGTGGTGGTGACCAGGTCATGTAGTGTGGAGCTGCCATTATCCATGTCGGTGGCCGCGCCAACCAAGCCGGCGGTGTCATTCAACGAGTTGAAAGTCTGGATGGCCTCTTTGGCCTGCTGGGCGGCCAAATTGAACTGAATCAAGATGATCAGATAGCTGGTGATCCCGCCACTCACGCCATACAGAGTCTCCATGTCCAGTGTGAAGAATCCACAGGCAGAGAAGTCAACGGAATGGTTGAGCAGCTTTAGCGACAAGTGGTTCACTATTTCGTAGAGGAGATTATCATCGGCCACCACACCGCACTTGTGCAGACTGATACCAGTGCGCTTGGAAGCCTGCGAAGTCTTCCAGCTCAGGTAGATGAGATACACACACTTTCCGGACGTATAACTCAGGGCTATGACCGTGATAAAGGGATTCTTGGCAGAACGGAAAAGCGATGGAATCGATTGAAACTGTGTGGCGCAGTAGAGGAAATACAATTGAGCTGTAAAAATTAGAAATCCATAGGCCATTAGCGATAGGATAGGGTAGCTCCATAGCTCGTTCATGGCTTTGCCAATCTCACAAATCTCGTCGTGCACCTGGCACAGGTTGTTCAGCTTATCCTCAACCTTGGCGGCATTTCCCAGCTCGCTTTCGCGGATCATGTTCGAGGCCAGGGGATGAGGTGGAGGTTTACCGAAAACAGCTTCAATTGGCTCACCGAAAGAGTTCATGGAGTGCGCCACCGGTGCCACCTTATTCCTTCCCGAACCAGACACCGAACGCTTGCCAATGGAACCCATGTCCAGGGCTCCCAGCTCCTTGTACAGATACTCCAGATTACTGTCATACTGCGGCGGCTGGGAGCTATCTAGAGGAGGTGCCAGCTCCTGATCGCCCCGTAGCCACTGTTTATACTTCTCGTGCGTGGCCACCAGCTCCTCCAGCGTGGCATTGATGGCCTCGAAGCGTTCCTTTAGCGCATAAAGCGAAACGGCAAACCAGATCTTGTCCAGCGTATTGATGAACGTCGGAATGGCGGAGACTACCCACAGCAACGACATCCACTGGCTGTAGTCCACCAGCTTGACGTAGGTGGCCACCAAAATGGACAACTCAAAGATGACCGTCATGATGAGCATGATCCGGATGCGCCGACCAATTGTGCTGTTGTCCATCACACACTTCTCCTTGTAAAGGCGCTCGTCCACCAGGCGAATACGCTCGTAGAGCTCTCCAATCCTGCCCTGGTTACGTAGGGCGGTCAACTGGTCGGTAGCCATCATGATGAGACCAATATAGGTCAGGAACAAGCCTATCACGAAGGTCAAGGTGCCTGTGAAGAACAAATACCAGAGTTATACGTTCACCCCTTCCAAGTTTCACGCTTCACTGACTCTGCGAGGCCTTGAGCGTGCGGTCCTCCTCCCCGAAGGAGTAGATTAGAATGTTGTAGAGCACCACGTAGACCACCAGAGTACATAGCATGTAAAT
Encoded here:
- the LOC119552828 gene encoding uncharacterized protein LOC119552828 — encoded protein: MKIIAYLVLLALAIAQSDASRSATSDQVTISECPARSVPQIRAEASEFEISLLFYYVSWASEARQARLVYNGLAHYYQEYAYFGAIDCWHLQCNCSRTLMPAPGVVGAGGYPDKWPTLVVRYGQRQMLQYQGAWSFEELARFMNHLLQPLDRAHSSQELAAIRKHSDAVVLGLLDSPDDRAYKMYLGAGLRWLELDPERNIRFTVNFGSSAKKMLKSPGAKLPQFVVIDSRNGVHTFNSTSVDWKAMDILRWVRNTLKNTSLFSNGYGTPMTIAMKARHVPVLAMGVRMNQYHHASVMGEEMASAQKKQSEGCEDYWNTVREQPEESFSHLLVPKELFRESVQPHTCYPAWKINRVTLKNYYRINRYLDHLWRQYSHQNDRRKRKVPHLLRLHSRNLCLAHSQHGTPAMKIGIAKMVTKYGQLIWQHSAENAAHNRSLGVVIFDSVKYRDYLHQLGIQQHHQQVQVFILDAAEESLYVMPQQNTFSYVALKDFIRRFYARTLPRIHKNAPATRDSAFSRQYNRQMLLQALLRQNATNVVFMHRPDCALSGVLSQAFLQVSALLSSSEVHFVRFDSQANDLPWELAMPISPSLVVFPRAKPTESMVFPTDVRIDVQSVFAFVIAQLEPEQQVRSVLTSCRRRMRNVRSCLDFARNLVLQHVSQYLKFWEIYERERDVILSHLKEFNDLHMSIESSIRL
- the LOC119552830 gene encoding uncharacterized protein LOC119552830 translates to MSFATHMQAILEKLLIPDKQRAEYTKDAEEIQNYVIDELKRVDDTFADVFDGLSLGGSYLDRVKLNVPDEFDMHMKLEFPLSITPIPLDSGFIYLEAGTVVTQPQRVNRVNLQDWLRIAFHKVFQSKQTLSTTGGRVYKLSYTLEGYGCAHTIVATSGSRSISFDLVPAIEFTGRQWPLAVPPVSAEVRKNWPWFAIPQKRKGKSKTTFMVCAPHWEREMMKDSKNLKNVLRLMKGLRDAHARQLPHLSSYMLKTVLLHRIETVDWEKDLGNLLVEMWSHLVDHLRAGRLEFFLDKDHNVFKRMNQGEIRKCLLYSENLLQKLRFAQVNASYMHLAQLFLIN
- the LOC119552831 gene encoding selenocysteine insertion sequence-binding protein 2, giving the protein MSEKVNLVDQSTYINLKERDKDEDKDAATKITLRSSKFKNKHRKPEQQASLLDFVVKPRPKTQRQIKARKLQRPHLPIINSTYIVGKPKGKTRIDPKKKITKLKRSVRSYRTLKKAERDVAQREPEEEIQPEAIPVEQQVLELYLVEIPTPKVSPQGEEIHSIHSRRFRSYCDNCTRPRLKELTLKLLKDLDRFQKRAFAKNEIKARAHPRLVLGFREALARLRINKVKLLILATDCEICPGESGLDETIEGLKLQCQQGKVSYCFPMVRRELSHALQKRAQISCVAILDFDGANATFADLLIELEDARAEYKRRTAL
- the LOC119552829 gene encoding gustatory receptor for bitter taste 66a, yielding MAQTEDTVQPLLQQFQQLFFISKIAGILPQDLEKFRSRNLLEKSRSGMIYMLCTLVVYVVLYNILIYSFGEEDRTLKASQSTLTFVIGLFLTYIGLIMMATDQLTALRNQGRIGELYERIRLVDERLYKEKCVMDNSTIGRRIRIMLIMTVIFELSILVATYVKLVDYSQWMSLLWVVSAIPTFINTLDKIWFAVSLYALKERFEAINATLEELVATHEKYKQWLRGDQELAPPLDSSQPPQYDSNLEYLYKELGALDMGSIGKRSVSGSGRNKVAPVAHSMNSFGEPIEAVFGKPPPHPLASNMIRESELGNAAKVEDKLNNLCQVHDEICEIGKAMNELWSYPILSLMAYGFLIFTAQLYFLYCATQFQSIPSLFRSAKNPFITVIALSYTSGKCVYLIYLSWKTSQASKRTGISLHKCGVVADDNLLYEIVNHLSLKLLNHSVDFSACGFFTLDMETLYGVSGGITSYLIILIQFNLAAQQAKEAIQTFNSLNDTAGLVGAATDMDNGSSTLHDLVTTTMLTPTG